One genomic region from Desertifilum tharense IPPAS B-1220 encodes:
- a CDS encoding PAS domain-containing protein, producing the protein MKGTPAKLEPQQPQTVQFALSQATLNQIEAEACRQGLSTSETLEHLVRSYFEQQPQTELSQQLQNAQQQICQQQQALEELQLSQSLQSQMEQESLKTQAELLALLDTLLTAAPVGMCFIDPQLRFVRINPMLAALNGLPREAHLGQKFPELFPEMAERFGPIIEQVLSTGEPILNLELSGIAPGSTEPGYWLANYYPVRDEQGQVLGVGLILADITEQQKALRDRQQLEQELRQREAHFRQIFECNMLGMGFCSLDGPILQANHAFLELVGYTQEEIQNLSWQEITPPEYLARDKQALQESLRLGYCTPYEKEILHKSGRRIPLLVGGACLEDSPSRGVFYAIDQTERKQAELARRQAEERLQVAVKNSPMNVFSQDCQLRYTWMYNPSFDYRVEEILGKRDIDLIPLEDAQVLENIKRKAIATGVGCREEVKVTMGGRDWYFDLTVEPLYEANGQISGITCAAVDVSDRKQLLHREQALRAEADLIRRQLTTVFETSPVGMAFLDRQQRFVTLNEALAEMNGLSREQHLDRTIAELFGESDPNLVQLFEQIYATGEPFISPQHPVSVPGRQDRCPGYYNVYYLPNITREGEVEGVVVYVVDVTARVRLERGQHFLSQSSAVLASSLDYQTTLEQVARLAVLNLADWCVVHVVEENGSISQLAVAHVDPGKIEWARTIQQKYPLNLDEPRGAAYTLRTGKSDLIAEIPDEILVEAARSPEHLEMLRQVGFHAVMTVAMKAQDRILGVISFVSAESRRRYDAMDLRFAEELASRAALAVDNARLYSLAQQQRVLAEQANRIKDEFLAVLSHELRTPLNPILGWTKLLRSQPFQPEKADRALETIERNVKLQTQLIEDLLDISRILQGKLNLSVKPVNLVALIQAALETVRLSAETKGIHLQTQLNPELPPLMGDSGRLQQVVWNLLSNAIKFTPSGGAVEVELSQGANYAQIRVSDTGIGIHPDFLPHVFEYFRQADSSTTRSFGGLGLGLAIAQHIVELHGGQIWAESLGKDRGATFMVRLPIWVDSASQEPANLASSENADSGSLLAGVRVLAVDDDPDMRELMFFILEQEGAEAIVTGSATDVLTVLPNVQPDILIADIGMPDVDGYTLLRQIRRLNAAQGGEVPAIALTAYAGEWDRQQALAAGFQMHLAKPVEPDALVKAIAKVLNNSGEEEE; encoded by the coding sequence ATGAAGGGCACCCCAGCCAAACTAGAACCCCAGCAACCCCAAACCGTTCAATTTGCCCTTAGCCAAGCGACCCTCAATCAGATTGAAGCTGAAGCTTGTCGTCAAGGACTTTCAACTTCCGAGACGCTCGAACATTTAGTTCGCTCTTACTTTGAGCAACAACCCCAGACAGAACTCAGCCAGCAACTCCAGAACGCTCAACAACAAATTTGTCAACAGCAACAAGCTTTGGAAGAACTGCAACTCAGCCAAAGCCTGCAATCTCAAATGGAGCAAGAAAGCTTAAAAACCCAAGCTGAACTTCTAGCACTGCTCGATACCTTATTGACGGCGGCTCCCGTGGGGATGTGCTTTATAGATCCGCAATTGCGCTTTGTTCGGATCAATCCCATGCTGGCGGCGCTGAATGGTTTGCCCAGGGAAGCGCATCTGGGGCAGAAGTTTCCTGAACTTTTCCCAGAAATGGCGGAACGCTTTGGCCCCATTATCGAGCAGGTGTTGTCCACAGGCGAACCCATTCTCAATTTAGAACTTTCAGGGATAGCTCCGGGATCGACCGAACCCGGTTATTGGCTGGCGAATTACTACCCCGTGCGCGACGAGCAGGGACAAGTCCTAGGCGTCGGGTTAATTTTAGCCGACATCACCGAACAGCAAAAGGCGCTGCGCGATCGCCAACAGCTAGAACAAGAGTTGCGCCAACGCGAAGCTCACTTTCGCCAGATCTTTGAGTGCAATATGTTGGGGATGGGGTTTTGCAGTCTAGACGGCCCAATTTTACAGGCCAATCATGCCTTTTTGGAATTAGTGGGCTACACCCAGGAAGAAATTCAAAACTTATCCTGGCAAGAGATTACGCCCCCCGAATACCTTGCCAGAGACAAACAAGCCCTGCAAGAAAGTTTGCGCTTGGGGTATTGCACCCCTTATGAAAAAGAAATTCTGCATAAATCTGGGCGTCGCATCCCGCTGCTGGTTGGGGGGGCGTGCTTAGAGGACTCTCCGAGCCGGGGAGTATTTTACGCGATTGACCAAACCGAGCGCAAGCAAGCTGAACTGGCTCGACGCCAAGCCGAAGAACGCTTGCAGGTGGCGGTGAAAAACTCGCCGATGAACGTATTTAGTCAAGATTGTCAGTTGCGCTATACCTGGATGTACAATCCTAGCTTTGACTATCGCGTCGAGGAGATTTTGGGCAAACGCGATATTGATTTAATCCCTCTAGAAGATGCTCAAGTGCTAGAGAACATCAAGCGCAAAGCGATCGCAACTGGGGTGGGTTGTCGCGAGGAAGTCAAAGTAACGATGGGAGGACGCGACTGGTATTTCGATCTCACCGTTGAGCCGCTCTATGAGGCCAATGGACAGATTAGCGGGATTACCTGTGCCGCAGTGGATGTGAGCGATCGCAAACAACTATTACACCGCGAACAGGCGCTCCGGGCAGAAGCCGATCTGATCCGGCGTCAGCTCACCACCGTATTTGAAACCTCCCCAGTCGGAATGGCGTTTCTCGACCGCCAGCAGCGCTTTGTCACCCTGAACGAAGCTCTAGCCGAAATGAATGGCTTGAGCCGCGAACAGCATTTAGACCGCACCATTGCTGAGTTATTTGGCGAATCCGATCCCAATCTGGTGCAACTATTTGAGCAGATTTACGCGACGGGCGAACCGTTTATTTCGCCTCAACATCCGGTGAGCGTTCCCGGTCGTCAAGACCGCTGTCCCGGTTACTATAACGTTTATTATCTGCCCAACATCACGCGGGAAGGAGAAGTGGAAGGCGTGGTGGTTTATGTGGTGGATGTTACCGCTCGCGTCCGCCTCGAACGAGGACAGCATTTTCTCTCCCAATCGAGTGCAGTTCTCGCCTCTTCCCTCGACTATCAAACCACCTTAGAACAAGTGGCTCGCCTCGCCGTTCTCAACTTAGCCGACTGGTGCGTCGTTCATGTGGTTGAGGAAAATGGCTCGATTTCTCAATTGGCAGTCGCTCACGTCGATCCGGGAAAAATCGAGTGGGCGAGAACCATTCAACAAAAATATCCCCTGAATCTCGACGAACCGCGAGGCGCGGCTTATACCCTGCGAACTGGGAAATCCGATCTAATCGCAGAGATTCCCGATGAAATCCTCGTAGAGGCGGCTCGCTCTCCCGAACACCTGGAAATGCTGCGGCAGGTTGGCTTTCATGCGGTGATGACGGTGGCGATGAAGGCACAGGATCGGATTTTAGGGGTCATTTCTTTTGTCTCTGCTGAGTCCAGACGCCGTTACGATGCAATGGATCTGCGTTTTGCTGAAGAGTTAGCCAGCCGAGCCGCCCTAGCGGTGGATAATGCCCGACTCTACAGCCTCGCCCAACAGCAGCGGGTTTTAGCCGAACAAGCCAATCGGATCAAAGATGAATTTCTGGCCGTGCTTTCCCACGAGTTACGTACCCCCCTCAACCCGATTTTAGGGTGGACAAAATTATTGCGATCGCAACCGTTTCAGCCCGAAAAGGCCGATCGAGCCTTGGAAACCATCGAGCGCAATGTCAAACTGCAAACTCAACTGATTGAAGATTTACTCGATATCTCGCGGATTCTGCAAGGCAAGCTCAACTTGAGCGTTAAACCCGTCAACCTGGTAGCCCTGATTCAGGCGGCTCTGGAAACGGTTCGCCTCTCAGCAGAAACCAAAGGAATTCATCTGCAAACGCAGTTAAATCCGGAATTACCCCCCCTGATGGGCGATTCAGGTCGCCTGCAACAGGTGGTTTGGAACTTACTCTCGAATGCGATTAAGTTTACGCCATCGGGTGGGGCAGTGGAGGTGGAGTTAAGCCAAGGGGCAAATTATGCTCAAATTCGCGTCAGCGATACGGGGATTGGGATTCATCCCGATTTTTTGCCCCATGTCTTTGAGTATTTTCGCCAAGCTGATAGCAGTACAACGCGCAGTTTTGGCGGTTTGGGGTTAGGGTTAGCCATTGCTCAACATATTGTAGAGCTACATGGCGGTCAGATTTGGGCGGAAAGTTTGGGTAAAGATCGCGGAGCAACGTTTATGGTGAGATTGCCGATTTGGGTGGATTCAGCTTCCCAAGAACCTGCAAATTTAGCATCCTCTGAAAACGCCGATTCCGGCTCTCTATTGGCGGGCGTGCGCGTTCTCGCGGTGGATGACGATCCGGATATGCGGGAGTTGATGTTTTTTATCCTAGAACAGGAAGGCGCAGAGGCGATTGTCACGGGATCGGCAACGGATGTTTTAACGGTGCTGCCTAACGTTCAACCCGATATTTTGATTGCAGATATTGGGATGCCGGATGTGGATGGATATACGTTGCTGCGCCAGATTCGACGCTTGAATGCTGCCCAAGGGGGAGAGGTTCCCGCGATCGCGCTGACGGCCTATGCTGGTGAGTGGGATCGACAACAGGCTCTAGCGGCAGGGTTTCAGATGCATTTAGCTAAACCTGTCGAGCCGGATGCACTGGTGAAAGCGATCGCTAAGGTGTTAAATAACTCAGGTGAAGAGGAGGAATAG
- a CDS encoding AAA-like domain-containing protein codes for MTAKLNASYHYQLGGSLPLGAPTYIERQADAELEEALVAGDYCYILDAPQTGKSSLRIRTMDKLQARGIVCVELDLSGIGSQQITEEQWYGGIVQTLASGLGVPFDRRNGWHSRSDLSPVQRLQAWIETVLLSQIPQNIVLFIDPVDSVLGLNFSTDAFFALIRQCYDRRAANGAYQRLTFALLGTATPRELIGNRPKANPFAVSRAMTLDGLQPDGMAALAGAQVENPQALALAIWDWTRGQPFLTQKLYSLVHLHLGAGILRKGEETHLLEQMVQTQVIEAWEAQDRPVHFRAIRDRLFSPTRSTQRLLKLYQGILQQGRAIADNPPECLELQTLGLIARHQDRWEVHNPIYAAIFNLDWVNRALKLQNSPLEMISVSAALIFTDIVASTARMVADEQHTLHLVQRDLQQMRQLCQQFGGQVLKSLGDGLLMSFESPEKAVSYAIAIQEAFAIASSNLPERDILYHRIGIHLGDVFFRGDDVMGKGVNLASRLQQQAEPGGICLSQSVYDQVQHLLKVEVIKLGLRKLKGIPEPVPLYQIPPYRSSVAQEIKPARSPYYPSGAVPLDSPFYLERTPVEAQVYDEMKKPGALVRIKAPKEMGKTSLMLRALDHTNTQGFHTVTLSLEQIDSAILNDLNRFLRWLCANVTRQLQLEPKLDDYWDEDIGSKISCTLYFHCYLLEKIQMPLVLALDEVNYVFEHPHVAKEVLPLFRSWYEEAKRHPIWQKLRLIIVHSTEIYVPLQLKQSPFNVGLPIELGRFTLEQVRTLAQRYGLRWTDDQQAQPLMSLVGGHPALIHLALYHLSRGDTTIEQLQETAFTTKGIYIHHLQRHQVTLQEQPELAQAFYTVLNSSEPVPLESIVMYKLSSMGLIKPLGNTAIVSCELYRQYFMLQREQ; via the coding sequence ATGACCGCTAAACTCAACGCTTCTTATCACTATCAGTTGGGTGGAAGCTTGCCCCTTGGCGCTCCCACTTACATCGAGCGACAGGCTGACGCTGAACTAGAGGAAGCTCTTGTAGCAGGAGACTATTGCTATATCCTGGATGCACCGCAAACCGGGAAATCGAGCTTGCGAATCCGCACAATGGACAAACTCCAAGCGCGAGGGATTGTCTGTGTTGAGCTAGATTTAAGCGGGATTGGCAGCCAGCAGATTACCGAAGAGCAATGGTATGGCGGGATCGTTCAGACGCTCGCCAGCGGCTTAGGGGTACCCTTCGATCGGCGCAACGGGTGGCACTCGCGCTCGGATCTATCCCCCGTGCAGCGCTTGCAAGCGTGGATTGAAACCGTTTTACTCAGCCAAATCCCTCAAAATATTGTCCTGTTTATCGACCCGGTGGATAGCGTCCTGGGTCTGAATTTCTCGACCGATGCGTTTTTTGCCCTGATTCGCCAATGCTACGATCGCCGCGCTGCTAATGGGGCTTATCAAAGACTCACCTTTGCCCTATTGGGCACCGCCACCCCCCGCGAATTGATTGGAAATCGTCCCAAAGCGAACCCCTTTGCCGTCAGTCGCGCCATGACGCTAGACGGGTTGCAACCCGATGGCATGGCTGCTCTGGCGGGCGCTCAAGTGGAAAATCCCCAAGCTCTGGCACTGGCAATCTGGGATTGGACGCGGGGACAGCCGTTCTTAACGCAAAAATTATACTCGCTTGTGCATCTCCACCTAGGCGCGGGTATTCTGAGGAAGGGGGAAGAAACTCACCTGCTTGAGCAAATGGTGCAAACTCAGGTCATTGAAGCTTGGGAAGCACAAGATCGACCCGTCCATTTTCGCGCAATTCGCGATCGCCTTTTTTCCCCAACCCGCTCAACTCAACGATTGCTCAAGCTTTATCAGGGAATTCTACAGCAAGGACGCGCGATCGCTGACAACCCGCCTGAATGCTTGGAATTGCAAACGCTAGGATTAATCGCTCGCCATCAAGACCGATGGGAGGTGCATAATCCTATTTACGCTGCCATTTTCAACTTAGATTGGGTCAACCGAGCGCTAAAACTCCAAAACTCCCCACTAGAGATGATTTCTGTTTCAGCCGCTTTAATTTTTACGGATATTGTCGCCTCAACCGCCAGGATGGTTGCAGACGAACAACATACCCTACATTTGGTTCAACGCGACTTGCAACAGATGCGTCAACTCTGCCAGCAGTTTGGCGGACAAGTCCTCAAATCATTAGGCGATGGCTTGTTAATGTCGTTTGAAAGTCCCGAAAAAGCCGTTTCCTATGCGATCGCCATTCAAGAAGCCTTTGCGATCGCTTCCAGCAACCTTCCCGAACGAGACATTCTCTATCATCGCATTGGCATCCATTTAGGCGATGTGTTTTTCCGAGGCGATGATGTGATGGGAAAAGGCGTCAACCTGGCTTCTAGGCTGCAACAACAGGCCGAACCGGGAGGAATTTGTTTATCTCAATCGGTTTATGACCAAGTTCAACATCTGTTAAAAGTTGAGGTGATTAAACTGGGGTTACGCAAACTCAAAGGCATTCCCGAACCCGTTCCCCTGTATCAAATCCCCCCCTATCGGTCGAGTGTGGCCCAAGAGATAAAGCCCGCGCGATCGCCCTATTATCCTAGCGGTGCAGTTCCCCTCGATTCCCCCTTTTACCTAGAACGCACCCCCGTAGAAGCCCAGGTTTACGATGAAATGAAAAAACCAGGGGCGCTAGTGCGAATCAAAGCCCCTAAAGAAATGGGCAAAACCTCGCTGATGCTCAGAGCCTTAGACCATACCAACACCCAAGGCTTTCACACCGTTACCCTGAGCCTAGAGCAAATTGACAGCGCCATCCTCAACGATTTAAACCGCTTCCTCCGCTGGCTGTGTGCCAACGTCACTCGCCAATTGCAGCTAGAACCCAAATTAGATGACTATTGGGATGAAGATATTGGCAGCAAAATCAGTTGTACCCTTTATTTCCACTGCTACCTCTTAGAAAAAATTCAGATGCCTCTAGTATTGGCTCTAGATGAAGTCAACTATGTTTTTGAGCATCCCCATGTCGCCAAAGAGGTTTTACCCCTGTTTCGCTCGTGGTACGAAGAAGCCAAAAGACATCCCATTTGGCAAAAGCTGCGCCTAATTATCGTTCACTCCACCGAAATTTACGTTCCCCTGCAATTAAAACAGTCCCCGTTTAATGTGGGTTTGCCTATAGAACTCGGTCGGTTCACTCTAGAACAAGTCAGAACCTTAGCCCAACGCTACGGTCTGCGGTGGACGGATGACCAACAAGCGCAACCCTTGATGTCTTTGGTTGGCGGCCATCCGGCTTTAATTCATTTAGCCCTCTATCACCTCAGTCGCGGCGACACGACAATTGAGCAATTGCAAGAAACAGCTTTTACCACCAAAGGGATTTATATCCACCACCTGCAAAGACATCAAGTGACCTTGCAAGAACAACCGGAACTGGCACAAGCCTTTTATACCGTCTTAAACTCTAGCGAACCCGTCCCCTTAGAGTCCATCGTGATGTATAAACTCAGCAGCATGGGGCTAATTAAGCCCTTGGGCAATACAGCGATTGTAAGCTGCGAACTTTATCGTCAGTATTTTATGTTACAAAGGGAGCAATAA
- a CDS encoding carotenoid oxygenase family protein: MLSVSRQEFGKPEDNPHASGPPLQLEVIDGTLPADLYGHVYIVGPVGSVAAEADSHSPIVKPSQDGTTLLYNGEGMVYRLDFDALEQGVSLTTRIMKTPCYYADLGTFYDPKYQGSQNSPDLRFKNLGISRVSGRLGLRNQLNTAFLPVRFAEEGCDRLLVTWDMGRPYELDPVTLEAVTPIGRNDEWEPATKLISLPFEPPPPFQAIQTAAHPCFDPNTDGGQVVTTNTGRSLSNLLSQIIPIVAILRSIAGVQSTEKSTVPLETAVGEYHTPVETLWAKLKHLFLLLLQFLRAIVEFFVGNFLDIIIWDGKGDFKKWRIHHNGRPIKIKQTTHQIGLTEDYIVVIDTAFKVSIEELLPYLKSHKAQQLEAWARKILDHPQLANNDIYIIRRQDLKEGTRIVEAKKAVIPYEAAHFSVDYKNPDDQIMLHFSHVCAWDAGECISLFDFDEFATPAPEKERLYGVLYGPTDISRLGCWTINGRTGEVGENPQLVMDLELTWGPAIASYRTTSPYGSPDRLEDIYWGCLGCWDDLLFPHILSLYENYPYREVGLNLIQQITQEGRKSNLLRLQIERDRQNQPQRLSIADSYQFPDGYYVTSPQFVPSARGDRSTDGYIVCIVHYGEGDDPQTNGNEIWIFDAGNLQAPICKLAHLRMNIGFTVHATWLEKAQRRTAAYCIPVKEDYQPIVEKHSKEIQDLFQEWVYPQKELPVG, encoded by the coding sequence GTGTTATCGGTCAGTCGCCAAGAGTTTGGCAAACCTGAAGATAATCCCCATGCTAGCGGCCCGCCTTTACAGTTAGAAGTGATAGACGGAACTCTCCCTGCCGATCTCTACGGTCATGTTTATATTGTCGGGCCGGTGGGTTCTGTCGCGGCTGAGGCGGATTCGCATTCCCCAATTGTCAAACCCTCCCAAGATGGCACAACGCTTTTGTATAACGGGGAGGGGATGGTTTATCGGTTAGACTTTGACGCTTTAGAACAGGGCGTTTCTCTCACCACTCGCATTATGAAAACGCCCTGTTACTATGCCGATTTGGGGACATTTTACGATCCAAAGTATCAGGGTTCCCAGAACTCTCCCGATCTGCGGTTCAAAAATTTAGGGATCTCGCGGGTTTCTGGACGCTTAGGTCTCCGCAACCAGTTAAACACAGCTTTTTTGCCCGTCAGATTTGCCGAAGAGGGCTGCGATCGCCTGCTAGTCACTTGGGATATGGGACGCCCCTACGAACTCGATCCCGTTACCCTAGAAGCTGTCACCCCCATCGGGCGCAATGACGAGTGGGAACCCGCAACTAAGCTGATTAGCCTTCCCTTTGAACCCCCTCCCCCTTTTCAGGCGATCCAAACGGCGGCCCATCCCTGTTTCGATCCCAATACAGATGGCGGACAGGTGGTGACGACCAATACAGGGCGATCGCTCTCTAACCTGCTGTCTCAGATTATCCCGATTGTGGCGATCTTGCGCTCGATTGCTGGAGTCCAATCCACAGAGAAATCTACCGTTCCCCTAGAAACTGCTGTGGGCGAATATCATACCCCAGTTGAAACCCTTTGGGCAAAACTGAAACATTTGTTCCTGTTGTTGCTGCAATTTCTGCGGGCGATTGTGGAGTTCTTTGTTGGCAACTTTCTGGATATTATTATTTGGGATGGCAAAGGCGACTTTAAAAAATGGCGCATTCACCACAATGGACGCCCGATTAAGATTAAACAAACAACCCATCAAATCGGGCTGACGGAAGATTATATTGTTGTCATTGATACCGCTTTTAAGGTTTCTATTGAAGAGCTTTTGCCCTACCTCAAATCCCACAAAGCCCAACAACTAGAAGCTTGGGCGCGGAAGATTTTGGATCATCCGCAACTGGCGAATAACGATATCTATATCATTCGCCGTCAAGACTTGAAAGAGGGGACTCGGATTGTTGAGGCGAAAAAAGCGGTAATTCCCTATGAAGCGGCTCATTTCTCGGTCGATTACAAAAATCCCGACGACCAAATTATGCTGCATTTCTCCCATGTTTGCGCGTGGGATGCGGGGGAATGTATCTCCCTGTTTGATTTTGATGAATTTGCCACTCCAGCGCCTGAGAAAGAACGGCTGTATGGCGTCCTTTACGGGCCGACGGATATCAGCCGTTTGGGATGCTGGACGATTAATGGTAGGACTGGGGAAGTGGGTGAAAATCCCCAACTGGTGATGGATCTAGAGTTAACTTGGGGGCCTGCGATCGCCAGTTATCGCACAACCTCTCCCTACGGTTCTCCCGATCGTTTAGAAGATATTTATTGGGGATGTTTGGGCTGTTGGGATGATTTATTATTCCCCCACATTCTCAGCCTCTACGAAAACTATCCCTATCGGGAAGTTGGCTTGAATTTGATCCAACAAATTACCCAAGAAGGACGTAAATCTAACCTTCTTCGCCTCCAGATTGAACGCGATCGCCAAAACCAGCCCCAACGTTTAAGCATTGCTGACTCTTATCAATTTCCTGACGGTTATTATGTGACTTCTCCCCAGTTTGTGCCATCCGCTCGTGGCGATCGCTCTACAGACGGTTATATTGTCTGTATTGTCCATTACGGTGAAGGCGACGATCCGCAAACAAACGGGAATGAAATTTGGATTTTTGATGCGGGAAATCTCCAAGCCCCGATCTGTAAGTTAGCCCATCTGAGGATGAACATTGGGTTCACCGTTCATGCAACTTGGTTGGAGAAAGCCCAAAGACGAACAGCCGCGTATTGCATTCCCGTGAAAGAAGACTATCAGCCGATTGTGGAGAAACACTCGAAAGAAATTCAAGACCTCTTTCAAGAGTGGGTTTATCCCCAAAAAGAATTACCTGTAGGTTAG